One Pedomonas mirosovicensis genomic region harbors:
- a CDS encoding response regulator transcription factor — MRPDGQKPEIVYVIDDDAALRRTVARLLQRQGYTVECYGSGLVFLNDIEAKQPGCILLDIRMPAVSGLKLQEALASQGVTWPLVILSGHGDITAAVTAMKAGACDFVQKPYQGKALVAAIKAAFLKWEQQDSGTSETGRSAELLAKLSKRELEVLQALGRGLPNKLTAHELGISIRTVEMHRANLMGKLGVRSLSEALRIAFEAGMLSRDAR; from the coding sequence ATGAGACCAGACGGGCAAAAACCGGAAATCGTCTATGTCATCGATGACGATGCTGCGCTCCGCCGCACGGTTGCGCGCCTTCTGCAACGGCAGGGCTATACTGTCGAATGTTACGGGTCCGGCCTGGTATTTCTGAATGACATCGAAGCCAAGCAGCCGGGGTGCATCCTGCTCGATATCAGGATGCCGGCAGTCAGCGGCCTCAAGCTTCAGGAAGCGCTCGCCAGCCAGGGTGTCACGTGGCCGCTGGTCATTCTGTCCGGCCACGGTGACATTACCGCCGCCGTCACCGCCATGAAGGCCGGCGCATGCGATTTTGTCCAGAAGCCCTATCAGGGCAAGGCTCTGGTTGCCGCAATCAAGGCAGCGTTCTTGAAGTGGGAACAGCAGGACAGCGGGACCAGCGAGACAGGACGGAGCGCCGAGCTGCTCGCGAAGCTGAGCAAGCGTGAACTGGAGGTCCTGCAGGCCCTCGGGCGCGGGCTCCCGAACAAATTGACCGCCCATGAACTTGGCATCAGCATTCGCACGGTCGAGATGCATCGGGCCAACCTCATGGGCAAGCTTGGCGTCCGCTCCCTATCCGAGGCGCTCCGCATCGCATTTGAGGCTGGCATGCTCTCACGAGATGCTAGATAA
- a CDS encoding M1 family metallopeptidase, whose protein sequence is MSTLRFYSAATAIGLLALSTACTPGGAPDDTKTAATGTALTEQTRQQGGPKPPEQMALSFEHLDLSLKAYPDQKRIEGDAKLSLRATKAVPVLILDFYPGYEVEGIYLDGIKVPPSDYTNPEGQLRIKLAKPLPANAATEVRVVYAGTPPVAKRPPWEGGVTWTKTPDGQPWIDTSLWGGGCDMLFPCIDHPLGKTALADLHYTVPKGLMAPGNGSFVSKVDEGNWTTWNWRARSPHTYGIVLDVAPYKVMEGDYKSRFGNTIPMRFYYLPGEEKQAAELFKEFPLALDFFESQIGPYPWADQKMGVVRVPFSGLENQTLNGYSIDYTKTMYGFDPLMHHEFSHEWFANQLSNANYDDLWLHEGIGSYMQPLLGKYLNGDIDYMSLLKAQRAIIRNEKPLVSGAERSEKWVYADPTGPRGDIYPKGSWVMHTLRMLIGDDDFYEVIRRVTYGRPDPKPGNFTPQFGTTKGFMQTVNQVTGKNYDWFFNVYLYRAQLPDLVSEREGNTLKVRWQTPDNLPFPMPVDVAIDGKVVTLPMTDGRGEITVAPLATVTFDPHSKILRQEDAIDRFQAWRKAHKDDETR, encoded by the coding sequence ATGAGCACGTTGCGATTTTACTCTGCGGCGACGGCAATAGGACTGCTGGCGCTCTCAACCGCATGTACGCCAGGCGGCGCCCCGGATGATACCAAGACAGCGGCAACCGGTACTGCATTAACGGAGCAAACGCGCCAGCAGGGCGGGCCAAAGCCGCCCGAGCAGATGGCGCTTTCGTTCGAGCATCTCGATCTGTCGCTCAAGGCCTATCCCGATCAGAAACGGATCGAAGGCGACGCCAAGCTGAGCCTGCGAGCCACAAAGGCTGTGCCAGTGCTGATCCTTGACTTTTATCCGGGATACGAGGTGGAAGGCATTTATCTCGATGGCATCAAAGTGCCGCCCTCGGATTATACCAACCCGGAAGGGCAGCTTCGCATCAAGCTTGCAAAGCCACTGCCCGCGAACGCGGCCACCGAGGTGCGCGTCGTCTATGCGGGCACGCCGCCGGTCGCCAAGCGCCCGCCCTGGGAAGGGGGCGTTACCTGGACCAAGACGCCGGATGGCCAGCCTTGGATCGACACCTCCCTGTGGGGTGGCGGATGCGACATGCTTTTCCCCTGCATCGACCATCCCTTGGGCAAGACGGCCCTCGCCGATCTTCACTATACGGTGCCCAAGGGGCTGATGGCGCCGGGTAACGGCAGCTTCGTCAGCAAGGTGGATGAAGGCAACTGGACCACGTGGAACTGGCGGGCCCGCAGCCCTCATACCTATGGCATTGTGTTGGATGTTGCCCCCTACAAGGTCATGGAAGGCGACTACAAGAGCCGCTTCGGCAACACGATCCCGATGCGGTTCTATTATTTGCCAGGAGAGGAAAAACAGGCGGCGGAACTGTTCAAGGAATTCCCGCTGGCGCTCGATTTCTTTGAGTCTCAGATCGGGCCCTACCCCTGGGCCGATCAAAAGATGGGAGTGGTCCGCGTTCCCTTCTCAGGCCTGGAGAACCAGACGCTCAATGGCTATAGCATCGACTACACGAAGACGATGTACGGCTTTGATCCGCTGATGCACCACGAGTTCTCGCATGAGTGGTTCGCAAACCAGCTTTCCAACGCCAATTATGACGATCTGTGGCTGCACGAAGGCATCGGTTCCTACATGCAGCCTCTTCTCGGCAAGTATCTGAACGGTGACATTGATTACATGTCCCTGCTCAAGGCGCAGCGCGCGATCATCCGCAATGAAAAGCCGCTGGTCAGCGGCGCGGAGCGATCAGAGAAGTGGGTCTATGCCGATCCCACCGGCCCGCGCGGCGACATCTATCCCAAGGGCAGTTGGGTGATGCATACCCTTCGAATGCTGATTGGCGATGATGATTTCTACGAGGTCATCCGCCGCGTCACCTATGGCCGCCCTGATCCGAAGCCCGGCAATTTCACGCCGCAATTCGGCACCACCAAGGGCTTCATGCAGACCGTCAACCAGGTAACGGGAAAGAACTACGACTGGTTCTTCAACGTGTATCTCTACCGCGCGCAGTTGCCCGATCTGGTAAGCGAGCGAGAGGGCAATACGCTGAAGGTGCGCTGGCAGACGCCGGATAACCTGCCCTTCCCGATGCCAGTCGACGTGGCGATCGACGGAAAAGTCGTAACCCTGCCCATGACCGATGGCCGGGGTGAGATTACCGTAGCGCCGCTAGCTACGGTCACGTTCGATCCCCATTCGAAGATCTTGCGGCAGGAAGACGCCATCGACCGCTTCCAGGCATGGCGTAAAGCGCACAAGGACGACGAGACGCGCTGA
- a CDS encoding CheR family methyltransferase, translating into MIRSLPSSAGIDSAIDYLQDRLGLLIPPDRRAEIEKRIQRTIAIRGMADPDWLLHALHTDEAMFEALVNEITVGETYFFRDPASFELIQKTILPDLDRGRPAGAPIHIWSAGCATGEEAYSLAILLEEEGWAERAHILATDISRDALHKARAAVYGPWALRGDGSGQLADRYFMKDAGRFRLADRFRSRVSFRYLNLASEFRPSPKDGLTRMDLILCRNVLIYLDAATTQAVARRLFDCLADGGWLLTGPSDPPLWPYAPYKTVITAAGVLYRRIDQADLQPMAETKILPKVLDHARPAAPPRAAFRPDAPQLADIPSPSGPTGRRKPGANNQNIDLALIRALADQGKISAAQQAAEEVIRRVPLSVEPRYLLATLALADGRTEEAITSLRQLLYINPSLAAAHMMLGMALLGKGDLMAARRAFENTFALSAERPEQEIVPLTDGETAGDLARAAKRQFDQLLSSLEEAI; encoded by the coding sequence GTGATCCGCTCCCTGCCCTCTTCCGCTGGTATCGACAGCGCAATCGATTACCTTCAGGACCGTTTGGGGCTGCTCATCCCACCCGACCGGCGGGCAGAGATCGAGAAGAGGATTCAGCGAACCATCGCCATCCGCGGAATGGCGGACCCGGACTGGCTGCTGCATGCCCTTCACACCGACGAGGCCATGTTCGAGGCGCTTGTCAACGAGATTACCGTTGGTGAAACCTACTTCTTTCGAGACCCCGCCTCATTCGAGCTGATCCAGAAGACGATCTTGCCGGACCTGGACCGGGGCCGCCCGGCCGGCGCGCCCATTCATATCTGGAGCGCTGGCTGCGCCACGGGCGAGGAAGCCTACTCGCTCGCCATCCTTCTCGAAGAAGAAGGCTGGGCGGAGCGCGCGCATATCCTGGCGACGGACATTTCGCGAGATGCCCTGCACAAGGCGCGCGCCGCTGTCTACGGCCCGTGGGCGCTCAGAGGCGACGGCAGCGGGCAGCTCGCGGACCGCTATTTCATGAAGGACGCCGGCCGGTTTCGCCTGGCCGACCGCTTTCGGTCGCGCGTCAGCTTCCGTTATCTCAACCTTGCCTCCGAGTTCCGGCCCTCCCCCAAGGATGGCCTGACCCGGATGGACCTCATTCTCTGCCGCAACGTTCTCATCTATTTGGATGCCGCGACGACGCAGGCGGTTGCCCGGCGACTGTTCGATTGCCTGGCCGATGGCGGCTGGCTGCTCACCGGTCCGTCAGATCCACCGTTGTGGCCCTATGCCCCCTACAAGACCGTCATCACGGCGGCTGGGGTGCTGTACCGGCGGATAGACCAAGCCGACCTGCAGCCCATGGCCGAGACGAAGATCCTACCGAAAGTCCTCGATCATGCGCGGCCCGCAGCGCCACCAAGGGCGGCCTTTCGGCCAGACGCGCCGCAGCTGGCAGACATCCCCTCGCCCTCCGGTCCGACCGGCCGGCGGAAACCTGGGGCCAACAATCAGAACATCGATCTCGCGTTGATCCGGGCGCTTGCTGACCAAGGCAAGATCAGCGCCGCGCAGCAGGCCGCAGAGGAGGTGATCCGGCGCGTGCCGTTATCCGTCGAACCACGCTATCTGCTGGCCACGCTGGCTCTGGCTGATGGCCGGACGGAGGAAGCCATCACATCACTGCGTCAGTTGCTCTATATCAACCCCAGTCTCGCCGCAGCCCATATGATGCTGGGCATGGCGCTGCTGGGCAAAGGTGATCTTATGGCCGCCCGCCGGGCATTCGAGAACACATTCGCTCTATCTGCCGAAAGACCCGAGCAGGAAATCGTACCGCTTACGGACGGGGAGACGGCCGGAGACCTTGCGCGGGCTGCGAAGCGGCAGTTCGATCAACTCCTCTCATCCCTTGAGGAGGCGATATGA
- a CDS encoding S9 family peptidase, giving the protein MLSVALAAPFGPAAASATADGSTLTLKAIYGPDAVKLDDSLVTKWFEAGKAYTAIEKSATVAGGVDLVRYETASGKRSVLVDASWLVPAGAKVPLQISDYDWSTDRAQVLLFVRAPGARRGNPAGDYWLFDLKTKALHRLGGDAAQYSLLYATFSPDGRRIAYVCGNNLFVETVADGSITQLTQDGGTLILNGRSDVAYEEEFSLGKAFEWSPDSRRIAYWRFDTSGVGTFYLINNTDGIYSKPIPQQYPKPGTTISAVQVGTVSVEGGATTWFAIPGDPRQRYIPRMSWADSSSEVLIQHLNRLQNRNEVLIGKATDGSVRQVFLDEDAAWVNVNDRPAWIKGRWFTWLSERDGWRHLYLVSRDGKKVELRTPGDFDVVSIENIDPEHGTVTYIASPTNVTQRYLYRASLTGAPKLERLTPAGQEGYHAYDIAPDGRWAFHTVSRFGSPPVTDIVSLPQHKSVRTIAGNAAMHSFVEGLAREKTEFFKVDIGGGTLLDAWMMKPPGFDPEKKYPLLVYVYSEPAGQTVADSWGGDRYLWHLMLSQQGYLVASVDSRGAAAPRGREWRKSIYRQVGIQASADQAAAVRAMLASRPYIDADRIGVWGWSGGGAMTLNAMFRYPDLYKTGIAVAAPANQRLYNAIYQERYMGLPEDNAKGYAEGSPINFAQNLKGNLLIIHGTGDDNVHYQNLEQLVDRLVASNRQFQMMAYPDRSHGISEKPGTRLHLFTLMTNYLHEHLPAGAQAR; this is encoded by the coding sequence GTGCTATCGGTGGCCTTGGCGGCGCCGTTCGGGCCGGCGGCCGCCAGCGCCACGGCAGATGGCTCTACTCTGACGTTGAAGGCCATCTATGGGCCCGACGCGGTCAAGCTCGACGACAGCCTGGTCACCAAATGGTTTGAAGCGGGAAAGGCCTATACGGCCATCGAGAAGTCGGCCACCGTAGCTGGAGGCGTCGATCTGGTTCGGTATGAAACGGCCTCCGGCAAGCGATCGGTGCTCGTCGATGCATCTTGGTTGGTGCCCGCCGGTGCAAAAGTGCCGCTGCAGATCTCGGATTATGATTGGTCGACCGACCGGGCCCAGGTTCTGCTCTTCGTCCGTGCGCCCGGTGCCCGGCGCGGCAACCCGGCAGGCGATTACTGGCTGTTCGACCTGAAAACCAAGGCCCTGCACAGGCTCGGAGGCGATGCGGCGCAATACAGTCTGCTTTATGCGACCTTTTCGCCGGATGGCCGCCGCATCGCCTATGTGTGCGGAAACAACCTGTTCGTCGAGACAGTGGCGGATGGCTCGATCACCCAACTGACGCAAGACGGCGGAACGCTCATCCTCAACGGCCGGAGCGACGTTGCCTATGAGGAGGAGTTCAGCCTCGGCAAGGCGTTCGAGTGGAGCCCGGACTCGCGCCGTATCGCCTATTGGCGGTTCGATACCTCTGGCGTGGGCACTTTCTATCTCATCAACAACACCGACGGCATCTATTCCAAGCCGATTCCGCAGCAATATCCCAAGCCCGGCACCACCATCTCGGCGGTGCAGGTAGGAACGGTATCGGTGGAAGGCGGCGCGACGACGTGGTTCGCCATCCCGGGCGATCCGCGCCAGCGCTACATCCCCCGGATGAGTTGGGCAGACAGCTCGTCCGAAGTTCTGATCCAGCACCTGAATCGATTGCAAAATCGCAATGAGGTGCTGATCGGCAAGGCCACCGATGGATCGGTGCGGCAAGTGTTCCTCGACGAAGATGCCGCATGGGTAAACGTGAACGACCGGCCCGCATGGATCAAGGGCCGCTGGTTCACCTGGCTGAGCGAGCGCGACGGCTGGCGGCACCTCTACCTGGTGTCGCGCGATGGTAAGAAGGTCGAGCTACGCACGCCAGGCGACTTCGATGTGGTGAGCATCGAGAATATCGATCCCGAGCACGGCACCGTTACCTACATCGCCTCGCCCACCAATGTGACGCAGCGATACCTGTATCGCGCGAGCCTGACCGGCGCGCCGAAGCTGGAGCGGCTGACGCCGGCGGGACAGGAAGGCTATCACGCCTACGATATCGCGCCGGATGGGCGCTGGGCATTCCACACCGTTTCCCGCTTCGGCTCGCCGCCGGTCACGGACATCGTCTCCCTGCCCCAGCACAAGTCGGTGCGGACAATTGCCGGCAACGCTGCAATGCACAGCTTCGTTGAGGGGCTTGCGCGCGAGAAGACGGAGTTCTTCAAGGTCGATATCGGCGGCGGCACGCTGCTCGATGCGTGGATGATGAAGCCGCCCGGCTTTGATCCGGAAAAGAAGTATCCGCTGCTGGTCTATGTTTATTCCGAGCCGGCCGGCCAGACCGTTGCCGATAGCTGGGGCGGAGACCGCTACCTGTGGCATCTGATGCTATCGCAGCAGGGCTATCTGGTCGCCAGCGTTGACAGCCGAGGCGCAGCGGCCCCGCGCGGGCGGGAGTGGCGCAAGAGCATCTATCGCCAGGTCGGCATCCAGGCCTCGGCGGATCAGGCGGCAGCGGTGCGGGCCATGCTCGCCAGCCGGCCCTATATCGATGCCGACAGGATCGGCGTGTGGGGCTGGAGCGGCGGCGGGGCTATGACGCTCAATGCGATGTTCCGCTATCCGGATCTGTATAAAACCGGGATTGCCGTGGCCGCGCCTGCCAATCAGCGGCTTTATAATGCCATCTACCAGGAACGGTACATGGGCCTGCCCGAAGACAACGCCAAAGGCTATGCGGAAGGCTCGCCCATCAATTTCGCGCAGAACCTGAAGGGCAACCTGCTTATCATTCACGGCACCGGGGACGACAACGTCCATTACCAGAATCTCGAGCAACTCGTAGATCGGCTGGTGGCAAGCAACCGCCAGTTCCAGATGATGGCCTACCCCGACCGATCGCACGGGATCAGCGAGAAGCCCGGCACGCGACTGCACCTGTTCACGCTGATGACCAATTATTTGCACGAACATTTGCCTGCAGGAGCGCAGGCCAGATAA
- a CDS encoding TonB-dependent receptor plug domain-containing protein yields the protein MIRTKFVLLTAAAPMMWAASTHAQEAAPAAAPEEAAIIVTGSRLPGSDLTAAAPVTVLDRSEIDATGATNLGELLRELPVATASASDSAGRGNGGSATVALRGLSAVNTLVLINGRRVLPSSGDGIVDLNSIPFEAVERVEVLQDGASAVYGSDAIAGVVNLIMRKDFDGLMIKGGYGISSRGDLPNREVSATFGQKFDRGSFVFSGSWRKADGNLIADRPISRDPDWRSKGGRNFRDPLPTVAVVQGLPGFGDQEMILREGVGQAASTADFRAFQFPGTGQTGPNDGINYWQYETSASDIEQVNLWFNGEYDISSSVTAFVESSYNRRTSLGYLAPDYFGAVYGDPIIVSANNDYNPFGVDLSVARTIGEQPLRGRRQSNVTSNTYRIVAGLRGDIAGDWTWDLSYNHQNLDQNTFGGEGVLRDRLIQAAGDSDACRAANNGCVPINLLGGPGSITPEMLDFISADSYTRINASLDSVVGNVSGTLFALPAGDVRMAVGAEYRKDSFSVDYDPYSEINAFVARSLTPDAFPPSRKVSEVYSEIAVPILEDVPFFRQLSFDAAVRYSHYNAFGSTTNPKVGVKWRPVESLMLRGSWGTGFRAPSFTEAFGPRSRGYQTIVDPCSGPNFASLPGCGGRQAPTNTTGAFVVSGGNPDLTPEKAKNLTLGLVYTPEFLPRFSLTFDFYRITKDNVISTVSRNFILEENAANGSYADRITRNADNFAVTEIIATRENLLTQKIQGFDLGLDYTTEEGPFGRFNVRLDVTYLDSFKQPPAPGADPEERRGTYTDELGTLAKFRGTGRLTWSLDGFTASYAVRYVGPVENMGSLLVNGEHLRAGSYFQNDLVVSYLLESAKTKFTLGVENIFDKMPPFLEGNFANGFDQTTFNSRGRYFLVRVEKQF from the coding sequence ATGATCCGCACCAAGTTCGTGTTGCTGACCGCTGCAGCTCCCATGATGTGGGCTGCTTCGACCCATGCCCAGGAGGCCGCGCCAGCGGCCGCTCCGGAAGAGGCTGCGATTATCGTGACCGGCTCGCGTCTGCCGGGCAGCGACCTGACGGCCGCCGCGCCGGTCACGGTGCTCGACCGCTCCGAAATCGATGCCACCGGCGCGACCAATCTCGGTGAGTTGTTGCGTGAACTACCGGTTGCGACCGCCTCGGCCAGCGACTCGGCTGGGCGCGGCAATGGGGGCAGCGCAACGGTGGCGCTGCGCGGCCTGAGCGCCGTCAATACGCTGGTGCTCATCAATGGACGCCGCGTGCTGCCCAGCAGCGGCGACGGCATCGTCGACCTCAACAGCATTCCGTTCGAGGCCGTGGAGCGTGTCGAGGTGCTGCAGGACGGCGCTTCCGCCGTCTATGGCTCTGACGCGATCGCGGGCGTGGTCAACCTCATCATGCGTAAAGACTTCGACGGCCTGATGATCAAGGGCGGCTACGGTATCTCGAGCCGCGGCGATCTGCCGAACCGGGAAGTCAGCGCGACCTTCGGCCAGAAATTCGACCGCGGCAGCTTCGTGTTCAGCGGCAGCTGGCGCAAGGCCGACGGCAATCTGATCGCCGATCGCCCGATCAGCCGGGACCCTGACTGGCGTTCCAAGGGCGGACGTAATTTCCGCGATCCGCTGCCGACCGTCGCCGTAGTGCAAGGCCTGCCTGGGTTCGGGGACCAGGAAATGATCCTGCGCGAGGGCGTTGGCCAAGCCGCATCCACCGCCGATTTCCGCGCCTTCCAGTTTCCAGGCACCGGCCAGACCGGGCCGAACGACGGCATCAACTACTGGCAATATGAAACCAGCGCCTCGGATATCGAGCAGGTCAATCTCTGGTTCAATGGCGAGTACGATATAAGCTCAAGCGTCACGGCCTTTGTCGAGAGTTCGTATAACCGCCGCACATCGCTTGGCTATCTGGCGCCCGATTATTTCGGCGCGGTTTACGGCGATCCGATCATCGTCAGCGCCAATAATGATTATAATCCGTTTGGCGTCGACCTGAGCGTCGCCCGGACGATCGGCGAACAGCCGCTGCGGGGGCGGCGGCAGTCCAATGTCACGTCGAATACCTACCGTATCGTGGCGGGCCTGCGCGGCGATATCGCCGGGGACTGGACCTGGGACCTGTCCTACAATCACCAGAACCTTGACCAGAATACTTTCGGCGGCGAAGGCGTCCTGCGCGATCGTCTCATCCAGGCAGCCGGTGACTCCGATGCGTGCCGCGCCGCGAACAATGGCTGCGTGCCGATCAATCTGTTGGGCGGCCCCGGCTCGATCACGCCCGAGATGCTCGATTTCATCTCAGCCGACAGCTACACGCGGATCAACGCCAGCCTGGACTCGGTGGTCGGCAACGTCTCCGGCACCCTGTTCGCGCTGCCGGCGGGCGATGTTCGGATGGCGGTTGGCGCGGAGTATCGCAAAGACAGCTTCTCGGTGGATTATGATCCATACTCGGAGATCAACGCCTTTGTCGCGCGCTCGCTGACGCCGGATGCGTTCCCGCCCTCACGCAAGGTGAGCGAGGTTTATTCCGAAATCGCCGTGCCGATCCTGGAGGATGTGCCATTCTTCCGTCAGCTCTCCTTCGATGCGGCAGTGCGGTACTCGCATTACAATGCGTTCGGCAGCACCACCAATCCGAAGGTCGGCGTCAAGTGGCGTCCGGTTGAGTCCCTGATGCTGCGCGGCTCGTGGGGCACTGGCTTCCGTGCGCCCTCCTTCACCGAGGCCTTCGGCCCCCGCTCCCGCGGGTATCAGACGATTGTCGACCCCTGCTCCGGTCCCAATTTCGCGTCGCTGCCGGGCTGTGGTGGCCGCCAGGCGCCGACCAACACCACCGGAGCGTTCGTCGTCAGCGGCGGCAACCCGGATCTGACGCCGGAGAAGGCTAAAAACCTGACGCTGGGTTTGGTCTACACGCCGGAGTTCCTGCCCCGCTTCTCGCTGACGTTCGATTTCTACAGGATCACCAAGGACAACGTCATCAGCACGGTCAGCCGGAACTTCATTCTGGAGGAGAACGCCGCAAACGGCAGCTACGCTGATCGCATCACCCGCAATGCCGACAACTTCGCCGTTACCGAGATCATCGCAACCCGAGAAAATCTCCTGACACAGAAAATCCAGGGTTTCGATCTCGGCCTCGACTACACCACAGAGGAAGGGCCATTCGGGCGATTCAATGTGCGGCTCGACGTCACCTATCTCGACAGCTTCAAGCAACCGCCAGCCCCCGGCGCCGATCCCGAGGAACGCAGGGGCACCTATACCGACGAGCTGGGCACGCTGGCCAAATTCCGCGGAACGGGCCGGCTTACTTGGTCGCTTGATGGCTTCACCGCCAGTTACGCGGTCCGGTATGTGGGGCCGGTCGAGAATATGGGGTCCTTGCTCGTGAACGGCGAGCACTTGCGCGCCGGTAGCTATTTCCAGAACGACCTCGTGGTGAGCTACCTCCTCGAAAGCGCAAAGACCAAGTTCACCCTGGGCGTCGAGAATATCTTCGACAAGATGCCGCCGTTCCTGGAAGGCAATTTCGCCAACGGGTTCGACCAGACGACGTTCAACTCGCGCGGGCGCTATTTCCTCGTGCGCGTCGAAAAGCAGTTCTAA
- a CDS encoding chemotaxis protein CheW gives MRRTLVTFSLNSQTFGLWLEDMVEAVRAVAITPLARAPAAVEGIINVRGEVVPVFDLRTRFGFPPAPVRPADHLLIARAGDRKVAFRVDHVLGLREVSPDEIQEIQSLVQVAGGIAGVAKLAQGLVVIASLETFLSAAEEATLDEALAETAETTIS, from the coding sequence ATGAGACGGACACTCGTAACGTTCAGCCTCAATTCTCAAACTTTCGGGCTTTGGCTTGAGGATATGGTCGAAGCCGTTCGCGCCGTTGCGATTACGCCCCTGGCCCGTGCGCCCGCTGCCGTGGAAGGCATCATCAACGTTCGGGGTGAGGTGGTGCCCGTCTTTGACCTTCGCACCCGCTTTGGCTTTCCCCCCGCGCCGGTACGTCCGGCAGATCACCTGCTGATCGCCCGTGCCGGCGACAGGAAAGTCGCCTTCCGGGTCGACCATGTCCTGGGGCTGAGGGAGGTGTCGCCGGACGAGATTCAGGAGATTCAATCGCTGGTGCAGGTGGCAGGCGGCATTGCCGGCGTCGCCAAGCTTGCCCAGGGGCTGGTTGTCATCGCGTCTTTGGAGACGTTCCTGTCTGCCGCCGAGGAAGCAACGCTCGACGAGGCTTTGGCGGAAACAGCGGAGACAACGATATCGTGA